In Papaver somniferum cultivar HN1 chromosome 1, ASM357369v1, whole genome shotgun sequence, a genomic segment contains:
- the LOC113276243 gene encoding basic 7S globulin-like, whose amino-acid sequence MGSSTIQFLLLLFVSFSLSDAQLLPPSTIPKRAGIIFDLERDPSTLQYMVKIKQGTPQSVVKLVVDLGGKLPWISCHKGHTSSSYHPISCSSSQCALANKPISTLELCNGTANSACGVYISNPVTLSHRKGELISDLVTVASNPDSQETPVSSPRRCVFGCATTGSIFSGLAKTSEGVAGLGRSSALSLVPQLAVAFRFSRIFAVDLHDTNTDVKSDETGGKIYFGGGPYIHYLFGFDDLKDRDLTYTPLLINPKSKEEYFIDVKSIKVHGITVPINKKLLSINKKTGIGGTKIDIGIPYTTMETSIYKAFTKAYIEWAESFNNANAELNDFLNITRVTPVAPFTTCFNSSTVPLVRMFQNNDPPGVAFIFPKSVWNISLFDMVTVNDGVDCVGFVDGGSKPKTSIVIGARQIGFLEFDISRSRLGFQQPNLREF is encoded by the coding sequence ATGGGTTCTTCTActattcaatttcttcttcttctgttcgtCTCTTTTTCTCTCTCGGATGCTCAGCTGCTTCCTCCATCAACTATTCCTAAACGTGCTGGTATAATCTTCGATCTTGAGAGAGATCCATCAACTCTCCAATATATGGTCAAAATCAAGCAAGGAACTCCACAGTCCGTAGTAAAACTAGTGGTCGATCTTGGTGGGAAATTACCCTGGATAAGTTGTCATAAAGGGCACACCTCGTCATCATACCATCCGATCAGTTGCTCATCATCCCAATGCGCTCTAGCTAACAAACCAATCAGTACACTTGAATTGTGTAACGGTACTGCTAATAGTGCATGCGGCGTTTACATAAGTAACCCAGTAACTCTGTCTCATCGCAAAGGTGAGCTCATTTCAGATCTTGTTACTGTTGCTTCTAATCCTGACAGCCAGGAAACACCAGTTTCTTCCCCTCGCCGGTGTGTATTCGGTTGTGCAACAACTGGTAGTATCTTTAGTGGGCTTGCAAAAACTTCTGAAGGAGTGGCTGGTCTAGGACGTTCGTCAGCTCTTTCTCTAGTTCCACAACTTGCAGTTGCATTTCGGTTCTCCCGAATATTTGCTGTGGATTTACACGATACAAATACCGATGTAAAGTCAGAtgaaacgggaggtaagatttatTTTGGAGGTGGACCTTACATTCATTATTTATTTGGCTTTGATGATTTGAAGGATAGAGATTTAACTTACACACCGCTCCTGATCAACCCAAAAAGTAAGGAAGAATATTTCATTGATGTGAAATCGATCAAGGTACACGGTATAACTGTACCAATAAACAAAAAGTTATTATCCATCAACAAGAAAACCGGAATCGGAGGAACGAAGATCGACATCGGCATTCCTTATACTACTATGGAAACATCGATCTACAAGGCATTTACTAAGGCGTATATTGAATGGGCTGAAAGCTTTAACAATGCTAATGCTGAATTGAATGACTTCCTCAACATTACTCGGGTTACTCCGGTTGCGCCTTTTACTACATGTTTTAACTCTTCCACCGTGCCTCTAGTGAGAATGTTTCAAAATAACGATCCACCTGGTGTAGCTTTCATCTTTCCTAAGAGTGTGTGGAACATCTCTTTGTTTGATATGGTAACAGTTAATGATGGTGTCGACTGTGTGGGATTTGTTGATGGAGGTTCAAAGCCTAAGACTTCCATTGTTATTGGTGCACGTCAGATCGGCTTCCTAGAGTTCGATATTTCAAGATCGAGATTGGGGTTCCAGCAGCCAAATCTTAGAGAATTTTAG
- the LOC113276249 gene encoding basic 7S globulin-like, translating to MASYFSLSVIRFLLPFFLISQLPSSSSRGIVFQLERDSSTLQYMIRINQGTPLTAVKLVVDLGGTLPWILCHRGAYNSSSIRPVKCTSQLCSTASKPVNSTCIFKNDCSIYTNNPVTNSVVRGELVSDLVNVLSNEDSNVTLGTPFASLRRCAFGCATTVNISGGLANGANGVAGLGRSSALSFVTQFAVGFRFSRIFALDLHDNIQDDKLNQTRGKIYFGGGPYIHYLYGYEDWADRVLTYTPLLINPKSKEEYFIDVKSIKVHGDTVPINKKLLSINKKTGMGGTKIDIQIPYTTLQTSIYEAFIKAYTRWVERYNSANAKVRDSTPNITMVTPVAPFTACYNSSTMPLVTEFNSVPPGVAFIFHHSVWNISLYDLVRVKKGVDCVGFVDGGSKPKTSIVIGARQIGFLEFDISRSRLGFEQPNIIDYEVCYWCPPDGRPIEPPNIKD from the coding sequence ATGgcttcttatttttctttgtcTGTTATTCgatttcttcttccattctttTTAATTTCGCAATTACCTTCCTCTTCTTCTCGTGGTATAGTGTTTCAACTTGAGAGAGATTCATCAACCCTCCAATATATGATCAGAATCAACCAAGGAACTCCTTTAACTGCAGTCAAATTAGTTGTCGATCTGGGTGGAACATTACCCTGGATTCTTTGTCATAGGGGTGCCTACAACTCATCATCGATTCGACCTGTCAAATGCACTTCACAGCTATGCTCTACAGCTAGCAAACCAGTCAATAGTACTTGTATCTTTAAAAATGATTGCAGCATTTACACAAATAATCCAGTAACAAATTCAGTCGTCAGAGGTGAGCTAGTGTcggatctggtgaatgttttatctaacgaagaTAGCAACGTCACCTTGGGAACACCGTTTGCTTCGTTACGTCGGTGTGCTTTCGGTTGTGCAACTACTGTTAATATCTCAGGTGGACTTGCAAATGGTGCTAATGGAGTGGCTGGTCTTGGGCGTTCGTCTGCTCTTTCATTCGTTACACAATTTGCGGTTGGATTTCGATTCTCCCGCATTTTTGCTCTGGATTTACACGACAACATTCAGGATGACAAATTAAACCAAACGAGAGGTAAGATTTATTTTGGAGGTGGACCTTACATTCATTATTTGTATGGTTATGAAGATTGGGCAGACAGAGTTTTAACTTATACACCATTGCTCATTAATCCGAAAAGTAAAGAAGAATATTTCATTGATGTTAAATCGATCAAAGTACACGGAGATACCGTACCAATAAACAAAAAGTTGTTGTCCATTAACAAGAAAACTGGAATGGGAGGAACGAAGATCGACATACAAATTCCTTATACTACTTTGCAGACATCAATCTACGAGGCCTTTATCAAAGCTTACACTAGATGGGTTGAACGCTATAACAGTGCTAATGCCAAAGTGCGTGATTCAACCCCGAACATTACTATGGTTACTCCGGTTGCGCCATTTACTGCCTGTTATAACTCATCCACCATGCCACTTGTCACAGAATTCAATTCAGTGCCACCAGGTGTGGCTTTCATCTTTCACCATAGTGTGTGGAACATCTCTTTGTATGATCTTGTAAGAGTTAAAAAAGGTGTGGACTGTGTGGGATTTGTTGATGGAGGTTCAAAGCCGAAGACTTCCATAGTCATTGGTGCACGACAGATTGGTTTCCTAGAGTTTGATATTTCAAGGTCGAGATTGGGGTTCGAGCAACCAAATATTATTGATTACGAAGTATGTTACTGGTGCCCGCCAGATGGGCGTCCTATTGAGCCACCAAATATTAAGGATTAA
- the LOC113276258 gene encoding basic 7S globulin-like gives MVSNTTCIPRKPCSIYPSNPVTQSVGNGELAIDLVTVKSNPDSNGVPVVSPHRYAFGCATTSNFLSGLFEGAEGVAGLGRSSYLSLVTQFAINYRLPRIFALELSGGFSNNVYFGGGPYIHPDFSSESNINRVLEYTPLLINPKSSEDYFVDLKSMQIHGKTVPIDTKFLSINKVTGIGGTKIDIQTPYTTLETSIYNAVIKVYTEWAKSENITVVAAVSPFTSCYKSSTLPSWLESGFPISPPSLSFVFPKNQWNVAWWDLFKVNDAVHCVAFVDGGLKPLTSIVIGAAQIGFLEFDISRSRLGFMQPNYMSGF, from the coding sequence ATGGTGAGCAACACCACATGTATTCCTAGAAAACCGTGCAGCATTTACCCAAGTAACCCAGTTACTCAGTCTGTCGGAAATGGTGAGCTCGCGATAGATCTAGTGACAGTTAAATCTAACCCTGACAGCAACGGGGTGCCGGTTGTTTCACCTCACCGGTATGCATTTGGGTGTGCAACTACAAGTAATTTCTTAAGTGGACTTTTTGAAGGTGCTGAAGGAGTTGCTGGTCTTGGGCGTTCATCTTATCTTTCTCTAGTTACACAGTTTGCAATTAATTATCGATTGCCTCGCATATTTGCTCTTGAATTATCAGGAGGGTTTAGCAATAACGTTTACTTTGGGGGTGGTCCTTACATTCATCCTGACTTTTCTTCAGAGAGTAATATAAATAGAGTTTTAGAATACACCCCTCTTTTGATTAACCCAAAATCTAGCGAAGATTACTTCGTCGATTTAAAGTCGATGCAGATACATGGTAAAACTGTACCGATTGACACAAAGTTCCTGTCTATCAACAAGGTAACTGGAATTGGAGGAACAAAAATCGACATTCAAACTCCATATACTACTCTGGAGACATCAATCTACAACGCGGTTATTAAGGTTTACACTGAATGGGCTAAAAGTGAGAATATTACTGTAGTTGCTGCTGTTTCTCCGTTTACCTCCTGTTATAAGTCGTCCACTCTGCCTTCTTGGCTAGAGAGTGGATTTCCTATATCACCACCAAGTCTTTCTTTTGTCTTTCCTAAGAATCAATGGAATGTTGCTTGGTGGGATCTGTTTAAAGTGAATGATGCTGTCCATTGTGTGGCCTTTGTTGATGGAGGTTTAAAGCCTTTGACTTCCATTGTTATCGGTGCTGCTCAGATAGGTTTCTTAGAGTTTGATATTTCAAGATCAAGATTAGGATTCATGCAACCAAATTATATGTCCGGGTTCTAG